From one Triticum aestivum cultivar Chinese Spring chromosome 4B, IWGSC CS RefSeq v2.1, whole genome shotgun sequence genomic stretch:
- the LOC123091560 gene encoding translation initiation factor IF-2, with protein MATVTPGVLLRLLQAMHTDERVTGEHRSPALQVTAVVPALTASTADSLLCPSNGFLLQLSDGLHSTYVQPSPADADALLSARPHIVGHLVHLDRLRFASPIPRAVGLRPVPSSRSLPCVGNPEPLIVRSAACSRGYVIRPDSSPDAAPPLMPSGSGGAPPSDATDAAVKRTVLAPRNGPEAAALPGGSAAKRRFSSPAPAKQRDPSPAVKGASRAASPSVKGASRASSPAVRGTSRSSSPAPSKCVVPSLVAAKEENRRVAKEPAIIVPSRYRQPSPGGRRGAASPGGGGRRGSLSPGSRRLSGEGGSKKKVGVLVSGISKMTDLGSGSAMKPGRKSWDESAMALAAAAAGTVKKSKVKVDRDTILRTQEAMSRRLSDATTELSSNDDSSVDEKPKPRKKTESTAGKAKAAAPKITLHDAKWTDGSIPLVAVSDKLSKIGKEAAERRDAAAAAAADALQEALITDSVIRNLSKFSELCSLSKTANPLPTVDCFLAVYEDTLKWKKIAESMATNGADEAAFWEKSATHWVEAALATELEVLKLVNSATGSIYQKNSATAVEPPRTSLSKRPSLGASAKVQSRASPLPAAWPKTPGMNETVELANTLCREMHVWFLKFVNEAMDVGFHLFEDQNIATRGKQSGHITVVLSQFKRISDWLDGVGKIADEDATKDNVERLKRKIYQFVISRMGSAFESSVSVSAKS; from the exons ATGGCGACTGTAACGCCGGGGGTCTTGCTGCGCCTGCTGCAGGCGATGCACACGGACGAGCGGGTCACCGGGGAGCACCGCTCCCCCGCGCTCCAGGTCACGGCGGTCGTGCCCGCGCTCACGGCCTCCACCGCCGACTCCCTGCTCTGCCCCTCCAacggcttcctcctccagctctCCGACGGCCTCCACTCCACCTACGTCCAGCCCTCccccgccgacgccgacgccctcCTCTCCGCGCGGCCCCACATCGTCGGACATCTGGTCCACCTCGACCGCCTCCGCTTCGCCAGCCCGATCCCCCGCGCCGTCGGCCTCCGCCCCGTTCCGTCCTCCCGCTCCCTCCCCTGCGTCGGCAACCCTGAGCCGCTCATCGTCCGCTCCGCCGCGTGCTCCCGGGGCTACGTCATCAGGCCGGACTCCTCCCCCGACGCTGCGCCGCCGCTCATGCCATCCGGCTCCGGCGGTGCGCCGCCGTCTGATGCGACGGATGCTGCCGTCAAAAGGACCGTTCTTGCTCCCAGGAACGGCCCCGAGGCCGCGGCGCTGCCAGGCGGTTCGGCCGCGAAGCGGCGGTTCTCGTCTCCGGCGCCGGCCAAGCAGCGAGATCCGTCGCCTGCGGTGAAAGGAGCGTCCCGGGCGGCGTCTCCCTCTGTCAAGGGTGCCTCCAGAGCGTCGTCACCTGCCGTGAGAGGCACGTCCAGGTCGTCGTCGCCGGCCCCGTCGAAGTGTGTGGTTCCCAGCCTTGTTGCGGCCAAGGAGGAGAACCGCAGGGTCGCAAAGGAGCCAGCCATTATCGTGCCATCGAGGTACAGGCAGCCTTCACCAGGAGGGAGAAGGGGAGCGGCCTCTCCAGGAGGCGGTGGCAGGCGGGGCTCCCTCTCACCCGGTTCCCGGAGGCTTTCGGGAGAAGGGGGCAGCAAGAAGAAGGTCGGGGTGTTGGTGTCTGGTATCTCGAAGATGACAGATTTGGGGAGCGGGTCGGCCATGAAGCCGGGGAGGAAGAGCTGGGACGAGTCGGCAATGGCTCTTGCAGCTGCGGCCGCTGGCACGGTGAAGAAGTCCAAGGTCAAGGTGGACAGAGATACTATTCTGAGGACTCAG GAAGCAATGTCACGGCGACTTAGTGATGCTACAACAGAGCTATCCAGTAACGATGACTCCTCTGTTGATGAGAAACCAAAACCACGAAAGAAGACAGAGTCTACTGCAGGGAAGGCAAAAGCAGCAGCTCCAAAAATCACACTTCATGATGCTAAATGGACTGATGGCAGCATTCCACTGGTTGCAGTTTCAGATAAACTTTCGAAGATCGGAAAG GAAGCTGCTGAACGGAGAGATGcagcagcagccgctgcagctgaCGCTCTGCAGGAGGCATTGATCACTGATTCAGTTATCAGAAATCTGAG CAAGTTCTCTGAACTTTGTTCGTTGTCGAAGACCGCGAATCCACTCCCAACTGTCGATTGTTTCCTTGCTGTCTATGAAGACACTCTCAAGTGGAAGAAAATCGCCGAGTCAATGGCCACCAACGGAGCAGACGAAGCTGCATTCTGGGAGAAATCAGCCACTCATTGGGTTGAGGCAGCATTAGCAACCGAACTGGAGGTCCTCAAGCTGGTCAACAGCGCCACTGGATCCATCTACCAGAAGAACAGCGCCACTGCAGTGGAACCACCAAGAACAAGCCTGTCCAAGAGGCCATCGCTTGGAGCTTCTGCAAAGGTCCAGTCCAGGGCATCACCTCTTCCTGCTGCATGGCCTAAAACTCCGGGCATGAACGAGACAGTTGAGCTTGCCAACACCTTGTGCCGGGAGATGCATGTCTGGTTTCTGAAATTTGTGAACGAGGCCATGGATGTGGGCTTCCACCTGTTTGAAGACCAGAACATTGCAACTAGGGGAAAGCAGAGCGGCCATATCACGGTGGTCCTGTCGCAGTTCAAGAGGATCAGCGACTGGCTGGACGGAGTCGGTAAGATCGCCGACGAGGATGCGACCAAGGACAATGTGGAGCGGTTGAAGCGCAAGATCTACCAGTTCGTCATCAGCCGCATGGGGTCTGCCTTCGAGAGCTCGGTCTCAGTTTCAGCAAAGAGCTGA